A single genomic interval of Rosistilla ulvae harbors:
- a CDS encoding ferritin-like domain-containing protein, translating to MGLFSTTEFQSLECLLVEQLQDLYDAEHRLVDALPKMADAASSPQLKQAFESHLEETKGQVNRLEQAFALLDNSAKRESCEAMKGLVKEGEAMIQAKGDPAIKDAALIAAAQRVEHYEMAGYGSARNFAQRCGRQDVADLLQQTLQEEGDADKKLTHIAESSVNAAASHA from the coding sequence ATGGGACTGTTTTCAACGACTGAATTTCAATCGCTTGAATGCCTGCTCGTCGAACAGCTTCAGGACCTCTACGACGCGGAGCATCGATTGGTCGATGCGTTGCCAAAGATGGCCGACGCAGCGTCATCGCCGCAATTGAAGCAAGCTTTTGAGAGCCATCTGGAAGAGACCAAGGGGCAGGTGAATCGGCTGGAGCAAGCGTTTGCACTTCTCGACAATTCCGCGAAGCGAGAATCGTGTGAGGCGATGAAGGGCTTGGTCAAAGAGGGCGAAGCGATGATCCAAGCCAAGGGGGACCCTGCGATCAAAGACGCGGCGTTGATCGCCGCGGCGCAGCGAGTTGAGCACTACGAGATGGCCGGTTACGGATCAGCGCGGAACTTCGCCCAGCGGTGTGGTCGACAAGACGTCGCCGATCTCCTGCAGCAAACGTTGCAAGAGGAAGGTGATGCGGATAAGAAGCTGACGCATATCGCCGAATCGTCGGTCAATGCGGCGGCCTCGCACGCCTAA